Proteins from a single region of Nocardioides oleivorans:
- a CDS encoding 3-oxoacyl-ACP reductase gives MSDRYQGFVSSPIGRLFVKNLGLPDPTPLERWTGGDALVDGLVLLGGAGRLTEVLPTTLDGLGIASAPGLDDGARAKALVFDATGITDPSGLVALQEFFTPLMRRLETCPRVVVLGTPPETTTGAERIAQRALEGFTRSLGKEIGRGGTVQLVYVAPAADGAIASTLAFLLSPKSAYVSGQVVRIGAHGSASTDQVDDWSQPLAGKVALVTGASRGIGAEIARVLHRDGAKVVGVDVPQAASELTDLMAELDGDHLVLDITHQDAPQRIAHHLREHHGGVDVVVHNAGITRDKKLANMAEDRWSTVIAVNLTAPELISRELLDAGVVNDGGRIIGVASIAGIAGNVGQTNYATSKAGVIGLVESLRDELDRGITVNAVAPGFIITQMTAAVPFATREVGQRLNAMSQGGLPVDVAETIAWFAGTGSGAVNGNVVRVCGQMMLGA, from the coding sequence ATGAGCGACCGCTACCAGGGCTTCGTGTCCTCCCCGATCGGCCGGCTGTTCGTCAAGAACCTCGGCCTCCCCGACCCCACCCCCCTCGAGCGCTGGACCGGTGGCGACGCGCTCGTCGACGGCCTCGTGCTGCTCGGCGGCGCAGGTCGGCTCACCGAGGTCCTGCCCACGACCCTCGACGGACTCGGCATCGCCTCCGCGCCCGGGCTCGACGACGGCGCCCGCGCCAAGGCGCTCGTCTTCGACGCCACCGGCATCACCGACCCGTCCGGACTGGTCGCGCTCCAGGAGTTCTTCACGCCCCTCATGCGGCGCCTCGAGACCTGCCCCCGCGTCGTCGTGCTGGGCACGCCGCCGGAGACGACCACCGGTGCCGAGCGGATCGCCCAGCGCGCGCTCGAGGGCTTCACCCGCTCGCTCGGCAAGGAGATCGGTCGGGGCGGCACCGTGCAGCTGGTGTACGTCGCTCCTGCCGCCGACGGCGCGATCGCCTCGACGCTCGCCTTCCTGCTCTCCCCCAAGTCGGCCTACGTCTCGGGCCAGGTCGTGCGGATCGGCGCCCACGGGTCCGCGTCGACCGACCAGGTCGACGACTGGTCGCAGCCGCTCGCCGGCAAGGTCGCCCTGGTGACCGGCGCCAGCCGCGGCATCGGCGCGGAGATCGCCCGCGTCCTGCACCGCGACGGAGCGAAGGTCGTCGGCGTCGACGTGCCCCAGGCCGCCAGCGAGCTGACGGACCTGATGGCCGAGCTCGACGGCGACCACCTCGTCCTCGACATCACCCACCAGGACGCCCCGCAGCGCATCGCCCACCACCTGCGCGAGCACCACGGCGGCGTCGACGTCGTCGTGCACAACGCCGGCATCACCCGCGACAAGAAGCTCGCCAACATGGCCGAGGACCGCTGGAGCACCGTGATCGCGGTCAACCTCACGGCTCCCGAGCTGATCAGCCGCGAGCTGCTCGACGCCGGCGTGGTCAACGACGGCGGTCGCATCATCGGCGTCGCCTCGATCGCCGGCATCGCGGGCAACGTCGGCCAGACCAACTACGCGACCTCCAAGGCCGGCGTCATCGGCCTGGTCGAGAGCCTGCGCGACGAGCTCGACCGCGGCATCACCGTCAACGCCGTCGCCCCCGGCTTCATCATCACGCAGATGACCGCGGCCGTGCCGTTCGCGACCCGGGAGGTCGGCCAGCGGCTCAACGCGATGTCCCAGGGCGGCCTGCCGGTCGACGTCGCCGAGACCATCGCCTGGTTCGCCGGCACCGGCTCGGGCGCGGTCAACGGCAACGTGGTGCGCGTGTGCGGCCAGATGATGCTGGGCGCCTGA
- a CDS encoding MaoC/PaaZ C-terminal domain-containing protein — protein MADPKPLTGEPGGLSTLVRAALPVVPGVNRLPGVRKAPARDFSGLAYSREDVVVERARVDAYAGVCGFPRKDVVPVTYPHLLAFPLHMAIMGDPAFPYPAIGMVHVENTITSHRAIGIGERLDVTTSVGEPRPHARGVLLDFVTSVSADDGTAWESTSTYLRRGRTIDGDPSAGLEVLDPPTGGVQWRLPADLGRTYASVSGDANPIHLYPLTAKALGFERQIAHGMWTLARSVAAIENRLPGAVTVEVAFKKPVFLPGTVSYASRRDDSGWTFAMTSPKDGSPHLLGRTTPA, from the coding sequence ATGGCCGACCCCAAGCCCCTGACCGGCGAGCCCGGCGGCCTGTCGACCCTCGTGAGGGCCGCGCTGCCCGTCGTGCCCGGCGTGAACCGGCTCCCGGGCGTGCGGAAGGCCCCGGCCCGCGACTTCAGCGGCCTGGCCTACTCCCGCGAGGACGTCGTCGTCGAGCGCGCCCGCGTGGACGCGTACGCTGGTGTGTGCGGCTTCCCGCGCAAGGACGTCGTACCGGTGACGTATCCACACCTGCTCGCCTTCCCGCTGCACATGGCGATCATGGGCGACCCGGCGTTCCCCTACCCCGCCATCGGGATGGTCCACGTCGAGAACACCATCACCTCCCACCGCGCGATCGGGATCGGCGAGCGGCTCGACGTCACCACGTCGGTCGGCGAGCCCCGCCCGCACGCGCGAGGCGTGCTCCTCGACTTCGTCACGAGTGTCTCGGCCGACGACGGGACGGCGTGGGAGTCCACCTCGACCTACCTCCGACGCGGGCGCACGATCGACGGCGACCCGTCCGCCGGCCTCGAGGTCCTCGACCCGCCGACCGGCGGCGTGCAGTGGCGGCTGCCCGCCGACCTCGGCCGGACCTATGCGTCCGTGTCGGGGGACGCCAACCCGATCCACCTCTACCCCCTGACCGCGAAGGCCCTCGGCTTCGAGCGCCAGATCGCGCACGGGATGTGGACGCTCGCGCGCTCCGTGGCCGCGATCGAGAACCGGCTGCCCGGGGCTGTGACCGTCGAGGTCGCCTTCAAGAAGCCGGTCTTCCTCCCGGGCACGGTCTCCTACGCCTCACGCCGGGACGACTCCGGCTGGACCTTCGCGATGACCAGCCCGAAGGACGGCTCGCCGCACCTGCTGGGTCGTACGACGCCGGCCTGA
- a CDS encoding acyl-CoA thioesterase: MAGSAEELVDLLDLERLEVDLYRGKQARTERQRVFGGQVAAQAAVAACRSVDPAFAMHSLHSYFLRPGDTTVPIVYDVERIRDGRSFVTRRVSARQHGRPIYYMTANFQVPEDGFEHQDGMPEVPGPEHGIPLADLVRRQGADAADDWVREWAALDVRHVGVTGMGIAEDPERPARARIWIRVAGELSDDPTVQAAAFTYASDLTLLGAALVPHGITIGSPKLQPASLDHTIWFHKPFRADEWWLYDQFSPFAGGARGLALARVFTQSGELVATVAQEGLIRRHDGRA, encoded by the coding sequence ATGGCGGGCAGTGCCGAGGAGCTCGTCGACCTGCTCGACCTCGAGCGCCTCGAGGTGGACCTCTACCGCGGCAAGCAGGCCCGCACCGAGCGCCAGCGCGTCTTCGGCGGCCAGGTCGCGGCGCAGGCCGCGGTCGCCGCCTGTCGCAGCGTCGACCCCGCCTTTGCGATGCACTCGCTCCACTCCTACTTCCTGCGCCCGGGTGACACGACGGTCCCGATCGTCTACGACGTCGAGCGGATCCGCGACGGCCGCTCGTTCGTGACCCGGCGGGTCTCCGCGCGCCAGCACGGCAGGCCGATCTACTACATGACGGCCAACTTCCAGGTGCCCGAGGACGGCTTCGAGCACCAGGACGGCATGCCCGAGGTGCCCGGCCCCGAGCACGGGATCCCGCTCGCCGACCTCGTACGACGTCAGGGTGCCGACGCGGCCGACGACTGGGTGCGCGAGTGGGCGGCGCTCGACGTGCGCCACGTCGGCGTCACCGGGATGGGCATCGCGGAGGACCCCGAGCGGCCCGCCCGGGCGCGGATCTGGATCCGGGTGGCCGGCGAGCTGTCCGACGACCCGACCGTGCAGGCGGCCGCCTTCACCTATGCCAGCGACCTGACCCTGCTCGGCGCCGCCCTCGTGCCGCACGGGATCACGATCGGGTCCCCGAAGCTGCAGCCCGCCTCGCTCGACCACACGATCTGGTTCCACAAGCCGTTCCGGGCCGACGAGTGGTGGCTCTACGACCAGTTCTCGCCGTTCGCCGGTGGCGCGCGCGGCCTCGCACTGGCGCGCGTGTTCACGCAGTCGGGCGAGCTCGTCGCGACGGTGGCCCAGGAGGGCCTGATCCGTCGCCACGACGGCCGCGCGTAG
- a CDS encoding PAC2 family protein codes for MADRLVHIVDDAEVLADAGDLTMVCVLTGFLDAGKSAELAASHLADLSEGKVVATFDVDALHDYRARRPPMTFIRDHYVDYEAPRLVVRALRDTGGTPFLLLTGPEPDIRWEAFARAVREVVEHFGVSRVVGMGAVPMAVPHTRPIAITPHANRPELVPGESPWQGELRVPASAQALLEIRLGEWGIDALGFVAHIPHYLAQMEYPQAALVLLEHLEIGGRLTIDLGDLREAAEITETEVDRYLSSHDEVGDVVRGLEQQYDSFREAEAAGSSLLAGDEQLPTGEEIGNAFEAFLADLDDQSKNDGDDAGGWEER; via the coding sequence ATGGCCGACAGACTCGTGCACATCGTCGACGACGCCGAGGTGCTGGCCGACGCCGGTGACCTCACGATGGTCTGCGTGCTCACCGGATTCCTCGACGCGGGCAAGTCAGCCGAGCTCGCCGCCTCGCACCTCGCGGACCTCTCCGAGGGCAAGGTGGTCGCGACCTTCGACGTCGACGCGCTCCACGACTACCGCGCCCGCCGCCCGCCGATGACCTTCATCCGCGACCACTACGTCGACTACGAGGCGCCGCGCCTGGTCGTGCGGGCCCTGCGCGACACCGGCGGCACGCCCTTCCTGCTGCTGACCGGCCCGGAGCCCGACATCCGCTGGGAGGCCTTCGCGCGCGCGGTCCGCGAGGTCGTCGAGCACTTCGGCGTCTCGCGCGTGGTGGGCATGGGTGCCGTCCCGATGGCCGTGCCGCACACCCGGCCGATCGCGATCACCCCGCACGCGAACCGCCCCGAGCTCGTCCCCGGGGAGAGCCCGTGGCAGGGCGAGCTGCGCGTGCCGGCGAGCGCGCAGGCGCTGCTGGAGATCCGGCTCGGCGAGTGGGGCATCGACGCGCTCGGCTTCGTGGCGCACATCCCGCACTACCTCGCGCAGATGGAGTACCCCCAGGCCGCCCTCGTCCTGCTCGAGCACCTCGAGATCGGCGGCCGGCTCACGATCGACCTGGGTGACCTCCGCGAGGCCGCGGAGATCACCGAGACCGAGGTCGACCGCTACCTCTCCTCCCACGACGAGGTCGGCGACGTGGTGCGCGGCCTCGAGCAGCAGTACGACTCCTTCCGCGAGGCCGAGGCCGCCGGCTCGTCCCTGCTGGCCGGCGACGAGCAGCTGCCGACGGGCGAGGAGATCGGCAACGCCTTCGAGGCCTTCCTCGCCGACCTCGACGACCAGTCGAAGAACGACGGCGACGACGCCGGCGGCTGGGAGGAGCGCTGA
- a CDS encoding thiolase family protein translates to MPRPQREVVFVDGVRTPFGKAKGQYAETRADDLVIKAIRELMRRNPSLPPERVDEVAIAATTQIGDQGLTLGRTAALLAGLPQSVPGYSIDRMCAGAMTAVTSTASGIAFGAYDVAIAGGVEHMGRHPMGEGVDPNPRILSERIVNPDALVMGKTAENLHDRYPTITRQRVDAYAVRSQQKTKAAYDAGKIQPDLVPVATRSAEAGWGLATLDEPMRPETTLESLAGLKTPFRSHGNVTAGNAAGINDGATAALLADEETARELGLPVKMRLVTYSFVGVEPEVMGAGPIPATEKALRLAGLSIDDIQAFEVNEAFAVQVLAFLEHFGIADDDERVNPYGGAIAMGHPLASSGVRLMNQLARQFEERPEVRYGLTTMCIGIGMGGTVIWENPHWNGTTSESTGDDK, encoded by the coding sequence GTGCCCCGTCCACAGCGTGAGGTCGTCTTCGTCGACGGCGTGCGCACCCCGTTCGGCAAGGCCAAGGGCCAGTACGCCGAGACGCGCGCCGACGACCTCGTCATCAAGGCCATCCGCGAGCTGATGCGCCGCAACCCGTCGCTCCCGCCGGAGCGGGTCGACGAGGTCGCCATCGCCGCCACCACCCAGATCGGCGACCAGGGCCTGACCCTCGGTCGCACCGCCGCGCTCCTCGCGGGCCTCCCGCAGAGCGTCCCCGGCTACTCCATCGACCGCATGTGTGCCGGCGCCATGACCGCGGTGACCAGCACCGCGTCGGGCATCGCCTTCGGTGCCTACGACGTCGCCATCGCCGGCGGCGTCGAGCACATGGGCCGGCACCCGATGGGCGAGGGGGTCGACCCCAACCCGCGGATCCTCTCCGAGCGCATCGTCAACCCGGACGCCCTGGTGATGGGCAAGACCGCGGAGAACCTCCACGACCGCTACCCCACGATCACCAGGCAGCGCGTGGACGCGTACGCCGTCCGCAGCCAGCAGAAGACCAAGGCGGCCTACGACGCCGGCAAGATCCAGCCCGACCTGGTGCCGGTCGCGACCCGCTCCGCCGAGGCCGGCTGGGGCCTGGCCACGCTCGACGAGCCGATGCGCCCCGAGACGACCCTGGAGTCGCTCGCCGGGCTCAAGACGCCGTTCCGCTCGCACGGCAACGTCACCGCCGGCAACGCCGCCGGCATCAACGACGGCGCCACTGCCGCGCTGCTCGCCGACGAGGAGACCGCGCGCGAGCTCGGCCTGCCGGTGAAGATGCGGCTGGTGACCTACTCCTTCGTCGGTGTCGAGCCCGAGGTGATGGGCGCCGGCCCGATCCCGGCCACCGAGAAGGCGCTCCGCCTGGCCGGACTGAGCATCGACGACATCCAGGCCTTCGAGGTCAACGAGGCGTTCGCCGTGCAGGTGCTCGCCTTCCTCGAGCACTTCGGCATCGCCGACGACGACGAGCGGGTGAACCCCTACGGCGGCGCGATCGCGATGGGCCACCCCCTCGCGTCGTCCGGCGTACGCCTGATGAACCAGCTGGCACGCCAGTTCGAGGAGCGTCCCGAGGTCCGCTACGGGCTCACGACCATGTGCATCGGCATCGGCATGGGCGGCACCGTGATCTGGGAGAACCCGCACTGGAACGGCACGACCTCCGAGTCGACGGGAGACGACAAGTGA
- a CDS encoding 3-hydroxyacyl-CoA dehydrogenase NAD-binding domain-containing protein, with product MTDIFERARGIVSDAERVTQAHLRKVSLPGVTFGLISLDNGEDHTKPNTFGPGSLLALDEAIDTALADDTIDALAVTGKPFILAAGADLTSIQGGGPDAVRIVGELGHATFRKLQDGGKTSFGLINGLALGGGLEVALHCTYRTVMDSAPALGLPEVMLGLVPGWGGAYLVPNLVGADKAVTLILENPLNQGKTLGGQAAYDFGLADAVFNGADFLEQSLLWAASVVRGEVVVERPEVDRGEAWDAAVSRARSIVAAKTGGASPAAARAVELIAAARDSDRDAGFAAEDDALEAMSQTAELLASLYSFDLVQKRAKRPAGAPDKSLARPVTKVGIVGAGLMASQLALLFVRRLEVPVVLTDLDQERADKGVGYVHAEIDKLLAKGRISQDKANRHKALVSGETDKQVAFGDADFVIEAVFEEMSVKKTVFADVEKVVSPECVLATNTSSLSITEMASDLAHPERVVGFHFFNPVAVMPLLEIVKGETTDDATLATAFATGRTLKKTTILVNDSPSFIVNRLLGRFMSEVGRIVDEGTPVSVADGAFAGIAPMPPFVLLSLVGPAIALHNNETLKGAFPDRFYVSPALERIVAARKPAYYGPDGQLDPSVEELLEKPDSPVVLTAEEVREKTLAGLAEEARLMLDEGVVAAPQDIDLAMITGAGFSFWNGGLTFMLDVKGISEKATGRRFH from the coding sequence GTGACTGACATCTTCGAGCGGGCGCGGGGCATCGTCTCCGACGCCGAGCGGGTCACGCAGGCGCACCTGCGCAAGGTGAGCCTCCCGGGCGTGACCTTCGGCCTGATCAGCCTCGACAACGGCGAGGACCACACGAAGCCCAACACGTTCGGCCCGGGCTCGCTGCTGGCGCTCGACGAGGCGATCGACACCGCGCTGGCCGACGACACCATCGACGCCCTCGCGGTGACCGGCAAGCCGTTCATCCTCGCCGCGGGCGCCGACCTCACCTCGATCCAGGGCGGCGGCCCCGACGCCGTCCGCATCGTCGGCGAGCTCGGCCACGCGACCTTCCGCAAGCTGCAGGACGGCGGCAAGACGTCGTTCGGCCTGATCAACGGCCTCGCCCTCGGCGGCGGCCTGGAGGTCGCCCTGCACTGCACCTACCGCACCGTCATGGACTCCGCGCCGGCCCTCGGCCTGCCCGAGGTCATGCTCGGCCTGGTGCCCGGATGGGGCGGCGCCTACCTCGTGCCGAACCTCGTCGGCGCCGACAAGGCGGTCACGCTGATCCTCGAGAACCCGCTCAACCAGGGCAAGACGCTCGGCGGGCAGGCGGCGTACGACTTCGGGCTGGCCGACGCGGTCTTCAACGGCGCCGACTTCCTCGAGCAGTCACTTCTGTGGGCGGCCTCCGTCGTGCGCGGCGAGGTCGTCGTGGAACGGCCCGAGGTCGACCGGGGCGAGGCCTGGGACGCCGCCGTCTCGCGGGCCCGAAGCATCGTGGCCGCGAAGACCGGTGGTGCCTCTCCGGCCGCTGCGAGGGCGGTCGAGCTCATCGCCGCCGCACGCGACTCCGACCGCGACGCCGGCTTCGCGGCCGAGGACGACGCCCTCGAGGCGATGTCGCAGACCGCCGAGCTGCTCGCCTCGCTCTACTCGTTCGACCTGGTGCAGAAGCGCGCCAAGCGACCGGCGGGCGCGCCCGACAAGTCGCTCGCTCGGCCGGTGACCAAGGTGGGCATCGTGGGTGCCGGCCTGATGGCCAGCCAGCTGGCGCTGCTCTTCGTACGCCGCCTCGAGGTGCCCGTCGTGCTCACCGACCTCGACCAGGAGCGGGCCGACAAGGGTGTGGGCTACGTCCACGCCGAGATCGACAAGCTGCTCGCCAAGGGTCGGATCAGCCAGGACAAGGCCAACCGGCACAAGGCGCTGGTCTCCGGCGAGACCGACAAGCAGGTCGCGTTCGGCGACGCCGACTTCGTGATCGAGGCAGTCTTCGAGGAGATGTCGGTCAAGAAGACGGTCTTCGCCGACGTGGAGAAGGTGGTCTCGCCCGAGTGCGTGCTCGCGACCAACACCTCGTCGCTGTCGATCACCGAGATGGCGTCCGACCTCGCGCACCCGGAGCGGGTCGTCGGCTTCCACTTCTTCAACCCGGTCGCGGTCATGCCGCTGCTGGAGATCGTGAAGGGCGAGACCACCGACGACGCCACACTGGCGACGGCGTTCGCCACCGGCAGGACGCTGAAGAAGACCACGATCCTGGTCAACGACAGCCCGTCCTTCATCGTCAACCGGCTGCTGGGTCGCTTCATGAGCGAGGTCGGCCGGATCGTCGACGAGGGCACGCCGGTCTCGGTGGCCGATGGTGCGTTCGCCGGGATCGCGCCGATGCCGCCGTTCGTCCTGCTCTCGCTGGTCGGTCCGGCCATCGCGCTGCACAACAACGAGACGCTGAAGGGCGCGTTCCCCGACCGCTTCTACGTCTCCCCCGCCCTCGAGCGGATCGTCGCGGCCCGCAAGCCGGCCTACTACGGCCCGGACGGCCAGCTCGACCCGTCGGTGGAGGAGCTGCTCGAGAAGCCGGACTCCCCCGTGGTGCTGACCGCCGAGGAGGTGCGCGAGAAGACGCTCGCCGGGCTCGCCGAGGAGGCGCGCCTGATGCTCGACGAGGGGGTCGTGGCCGCGCCGCAGGACATCGACCTGGCGATGATCACCGGCGCCGGGTTCTCGTTCTGGAACGGGGGCCTGACCTTCATGCTCGACGTGAAGGGCATCTCCGAGAAGGCGACGGGCCGGCGCTTCCACTGA
- a CDS encoding amino acid permease encodes MSIWRTKSIELSMADTEDPEFKLKKSLTALDLTVFGIGVIIGAGIFTLTGRVAQAYAGPGVVFSFIVAAICCGLAALCYAEFASTVPVSGSAYTFSYATLGEMIAWIIGWDLILELMLGASVVAQGWSSYFETFLGEIGLGWPESLGYGDTFDLPAFLLVVILTALVAFGIKESLRVNLVLVALKLFIVLFVIVMGIQFIDTDNYKPFVPASAPGTTGEGWLHTPLIQTVFGAPGVYGVAGILFAASLVFFAYIGFDVVATTAEEARNPQKDLPRGIIGSLVVCTILYVAVALVITGMVKYDDINPDAALATAFIDQGKDGYATLISAGAVAGLTTVVMTLMIGAVRVFFAMSRDGLMPTAFAHVSPKTGTPVRITLAIGLVVALVASLTPIGKLEEMVNIGTLSAFALVSIAVPILRKNRPDLERSFRVPFSPWLPWLSAAICVFLMLNLTAETWLRFLVWMALGFAIYFGYGYRHSRVGQGAGEPAKDYSRRD; translated from the coding sequence ATGAGCATCTGGCGCACCAAGTCCATCGAGCTCTCGATGGCCGACACCGAAGACCCCGAGTTCAAGCTGAAGAAGAGCCTCACCGCCCTCGACCTCACCGTCTTCGGCATCGGCGTCATCATCGGCGCCGGGATCTTCACGCTGACCGGCCGCGTGGCCCAGGCCTACGCCGGGCCCGGCGTCGTCTTCTCGTTCATCGTCGCCGCGATCTGCTGCGGCCTCGCCGCCCTCTGCTACGCCGAGTTCGCCTCGACCGTGCCGGTGTCCGGGTCGGCGTACACCTTCTCCTACGCCACCCTCGGCGAGATGATCGCCTGGATCATCGGCTGGGACCTGATCCTCGAGCTGATGCTCGGCGCGTCGGTCGTGGCGCAGGGCTGGTCGTCGTACTTCGAGACGTTCCTCGGCGAGATCGGGCTCGGCTGGCCCGAGAGCCTCGGCTACGGCGACACCTTCGACCTGCCGGCGTTCCTCCTGGTCGTGATCCTGACCGCGCTCGTCGCCTTCGGGATCAAGGAGTCGCTCCGGGTCAACCTCGTGCTCGTCGCGCTCAAGCTCTTCATCGTGCTCTTCGTGATCGTGATGGGCATCCAGTTCATCGACACCGACAACTACAAGCCGTTCGTCCCGGCGAGCGCACCCGGCACGACCGGCGAGGGCTGGCTGCACACCCCGCTGATCCAGACGGTGTTCGGCGCACCGGGCGTCTACGGCGTCGCGGGCATCCTGTTCGCCGCCTCGCTCGTCTTCTTCGCCTACATCGGCTTCGACGTCGTCGCGACCACCGCCGAGGAGGCCCGCAACCCGCAGAAGGACCTGCCGCGCGGCATCATCGGCTCGCTGGTCGTCTGCACGATCCTCTACGTCGCGGTCGCCCTGGTGATCACGGGCATGGTCAAGTACGACGACATCAACCCCGACGCCGCGCTGGCCACCGCCTTCATCGACCAGGGCAAGGACGGCTACGCGACGCTCATCTCCGCGGGAGCCGTCGCAGGCCTCACGACCGTGGTCATGACGCTGATGATCGGTGCGGTGCGCGTCTTCTTCGCGATGAGCCGCGACGGCCTGATGCCGACGGCGTTCGCCCACGTGAGCCCGAAGACCGGCACGCCCGTCCGGATCACGCTCGCCATCGGGCTGGTCGTCGCGCTGGTCGCGTCGCTCACCCCGATCGGCAAGCTGGAGGAGATGGTCAACATCGGGACGCTGTCGGCGTTCGCCCTCGTCTCCATCGCCGTGCCGATCCTTCGCAAGAACCGCCCCGACCTCGAGCGGTCCTTCCGGGTGCCGTTCTCGCCGTGGCTGCCGTGGCTCTCCGCCGCGATCTGCGTCTTCCTGATGCTCAACCTCACCGCCGAGACCTGGCTGCGGTTCCTCGTCTGGATGGCCCTCGGCTTCGCGATCTACTTCGGGTACGGCTACCGCCACAGCCGTGTCGGCCAGGGCGCCGGCGAGCCGGCGAAGGACTACTCCCGGCGCGACTGA
- a CDS encoding SigE family RNA polymerase sigma factor has protein sequence MPRRDPAAFAEFVAARSAPLHRTAYLLVGDRGLAQDLLQEALTKTYVAWPRLRDPGRAEAYTRKAITTTAISWYRRRSWGERPTDTVPESVTGGHADHVATRDLLWQALQSLPPRQRAVIVLRYYEDLTEAQTAAVLDCAVGTVKSQAHAALRKLRDDLGVHGDADLLPLHLMEATR, from the coding sequence ATGCCACGACGCGATCCGGCGGCCTTCGCCGAGTTCGTCGCCGCCCGTTCGGCGCCGCTGCACCGCACGGCCTACCTCCTGGTCGGCGACCGCGGCCTCGCCCAGGACCTCCTCCAGGAGGCGCTGACCAAGACGTACGTCGCCTGGCCGCGGCTGCGCGACCCGGGCAGGGCCGAGGCCTACACCCGCAAGGCGATCACCACGACCGCCATCTCGTGGTACCGCCGCCGCAGCTGGGGCGAACGCCCCACCGACACCGTGCCGGAGAGCGTCACCGGCGGCCACGCTGACCACGTCGCGACCCGCGACCTGCTGTGGCAGGCGCTCCAGTCCCTGCCGCCGCGCCAGCGCGCCGTGATCGTGCTGCGCTACTACGAGGACCTCACCGAGGCCCAGACCGCCGCGGTGCTCGACTGCGCCGTCGGCACCGTCAAGAGCCAGGCCCACGCCGCGCTCCGCAAGCTCCGTGACGACCTGGGAGTGCACGGCGACGCCGACCTGCTCCCCCTGCACCTGATGGAGGCGACCCGATGA